In Rhizobium glycinendophyticum, a single window of DNA contains:
- a CDS encoding creatininase family protein, with product MSKPMPWYEENNPSLEPEERAEWIAVLPLGAHEQHGPHLPFDTDTLIARGIVDRVVAALPASLPVTVLPVETVGYSIEHMDVEGTRTLSYDEAITRWLAIAENLHRRGIRKLVLLNAHGGNSPLLTIVATEARVRFNMLVVATSWTRFGQPDGWMAPEDKAIDIHGGDIETSVMLVLCPERVDMTKAAAFPSRQAEYTTRFKHLRAYGPHAFGWKMSDLNKDGVAGNAAAATAQRGEKLIAHSVKGLIELLEDVHGFDVTTLR from the coding sequence GCCCGAAGAACGGGCGGAATGGATCGCCGTCCTCCCCCTTGGCGCGCACGAGCAACACGGGCCGCACTTGCCGTTCGACACCGACACGCTGATCGCCCGCGGCATAGTAGATCGTGTCGTGGCGGCCTTGCCTGCCTCCTTGCCGGTGACGGTGCTTCCGGTCGAGACAGTCGGCTACTCCATCGAGCACATGGACGTCGAGGGCACACGCACCCTTTCCTATGACGAGGCCATCACCCGCTGGCTCGCCATTGCCGAGAATCTCCATCGTCGGGGTATCCGTAAACTGGTTCTCCTCAACGCCCATGGCGGCAATTCGCCATTACTGACCATCGTGGCAACCGAAGCGCGCGTGCGCTTCAACATGCTGGTCGTGGCAACCAGCTGGACCCGCTTCGGTCAACCGGACGGCTGGATGGCCCCGGAAGACAAGGCGATCGACATTCATGGCGGCGATATCGAGACATCGGTGATGCTGGTGCTCTGCCCCGAACGCGTCGACATGACGAAGGCAGCCGCCTTTCCTTCGCGCCAGGCAGAATACACCACGCGCTTCAAGCACCTGCGCGCCTACGGCCCCCACGCGTTTGGCTGGAAGATGTCAGACCTCAACAAGGACGGCGTCGCCGGCAATGCTGCGGCAGCGACGGCGCAGCGGGGTGAGAAGCTGATCGCCCACAGCGTGAAGGGGCTGATTGAGCTGCTTGAGGATGTACACGGGTTTGATGTGACGACCCTTCGGTGA
- a CDS encoding type II toxin-antitoxin system Phd/YefM family antitoxin, translating into MRIFRTGRAGKLGELIDRADKGEDILLTRDGDPIARIVPLKAVETPTRSRDEFRVALREIKERARQTADPFPGETAARSQDFLYDEDGLPQ; encoded by the coding sequence ATGAGGATTTTCCGTACAGGACGCGCAGGAAAATTAGGCGAACTCATCGATCGGGCAGACAAGGGAGAAGACATACTCCTGACCCGAGACGGAGATCCGATTGCGCGTATTGTTCCTTTGAAGGCTGTCGAGACGCCCACGAGAAGCAGAGACGAGTTCCGCGTCGCCCTACGCGAGATCAAGGAACGAGCGCGGCAGACGGCAGACCCATTTCCGGGCGAAACTGCCGCCAGAAGCCAAGACTTCCTGTATGACGAGGATGGCCTGCCGCAGTGA
- a CDS encoding type II toxin-antitoxin system VapC family toxin, with protein sequence MIAIDTSAHMAILQQEVHGVACEQAIGRAGRRLISAATIAECLIVASRRRLTGPMQSLFSIVVTETIDLTQARSERAAATYKRFGKGIRPASLNFGDCFAYATATEFDCPLLYVGDDFARTDLRSTLSTSSPHESL encoded by the coding sequence GTGATCGCCATCGACACCTCAGCTCACATGGCAATCTTACAACAAGAAGTACACGGAGTAGCCTGTGAACAGGCCATAGGAAGGGCCGGGCGGCGGCTCATTTCTGCGGCGACGATCGCTGAATGCCTCATCGTGGCAAGTCGTCGTCGACTTACCGGCCCCATGCAAAGTCTCTTCTCCATTGTCGTAACCGAAACCATAGATCTCACCCAGGCCCGATCCGAACGCGCCGCAGCTACCTACAAGCGCTTCGGCAAAGGCATCCGTCCCGCATCCCTCAACTTCGGCGATTGCTTTGCCTACGCTACGGCGACGGAATTCGACTGCCCGCTGCTCTATGTCGGCGATGACTTTGCGCGCACCGACCTTCGCTCGACACTCTCCACCTCCTCTCCGCATGAAAGCCTTTGA
- a CDS encoding CobW family GTP-binding protein produces the protein MTEASVKPTPVTVLTGYLGAGKTTLLNRILSENHGKKYAVIVNEFGEIGIDNDLIVESDEEIYEMNNGCVCCTVRGDLIRVVEGLMRRPGRFDGIIVETTGLADPVPVAQTFFMDDDVRTKTELDAVVALVDAKHLPLRLKDSREAEDQIAFADVVVINKADLVSHDELHQIEHIVRAINPSARIYSTTRSGVDLTKVLDQGAFNLERALENDPHFLDHDDPNHVCGPDCDHDHHHGHEHHHHDHHDHGHGHDHGHGHHHHDHAPSAIHDVTVTSVSLRGGEMNPDRFFPWIQKVTQTQGPNILRLKGIIAFKGDEERYVVQGVHMIVEGDHQRPWKDGEKRESRLVFIGRELDREKLEASFKACEATA, from the coding sequence ATGACCGAAGCATCCGTAAAACCGACACCCGTCACCGTGCTCACCGGCTATCTCGGCGCCGGCAAGACGACGCTCCTCAACCGCATTCTGTCTGAGAACCACGGCAAAAAATACGCCGTCATCGTCAACGAGTTCGGCGAGATCGGCATCGACAACGACCTGATTGTCGAGTCGGATGAAGAAATCTACGAGATGAACAACGGCTGCGTCTGCTGCACCGTGCGTGGCGACCTTATCCGTGTCGTTGAAGGCCTGATGCGGCGTCCGGGCCGCTTCGATGGTATCATCGTCGAGACCACGGGCCTCGCCGATCCTGTTCCGGTCGCACAGACCTTCTTCATGGACGACGATGTCCGCACCAAGACGGAGCTTGATGCTGTCGTCGCCCTTGTGGATGCCAAGCATCTGCCGCTGCGCCTCAAGGACAGCCGCGAAGCCGAGGACCAGATCGCCTTCGCCGATGTCGTCGTCATCAACAAGGCCGACCTTGTCAGCCATGACGAACTCCACCAGATCGAGCACATCGTGCGCGCCATCAACCCGTCGGCCCGCATCTACTCGACCACCCGGTCGGGTGTCGATCTGACAAAGGTTCTCGACCAGGGCGCCTTCAACCTTGAGCGCGCACTGGAAAACGACCCGCATTTCCTCGATCATGACGATCCGAACCATGTCTGTGGTCCGGACTGCGACCACGATCATCACCATGGCCATGAACACCACCATCACGACCACCACGATCATGGTCACGGGCACGATCATGGCCATGGCCATCACCATCATGACCACGCCCCCTCGGCGATCCATGATGTCACCGTCACCTCGGTCTCGCTGCGCGGCGGCGAGATGAACCCGGATCGCTTCTTCCCGTGGATTCAGAAGGTCACCCAGACGCAAGGGCCGAATATCCTACGCCTCAAGGGCATCATTGCCTTCAAGGGCGATGAGGAGCGTTATGTCGTTCAGGGCGTGCACATGATCGTTGAAGGTGATCACCAGCGTCCGTGGAAGGATGGCGAAAAGCGCGAAAGCCGCCTCGTCTTCATCGGCCGCGAGCTTGACCGCGAGAAGCTCGAAGCGAGCTTCAAGGCCTGCGAAGCCACCGCCTGA